From one Bacteroides fragilis NCTC 9343 genomic stretch:
- a CDS encoding methylcobamide--CoM methyltransferase translates to MNVDEWIEYIIVSDKKVALPIMTHPGIELLNKRVLDAVTDGEVHFKAVEALNMNYPQSAACTVIMDLTVEAEAFGAQIQFSENEVPNVIGRLVSNYEEVVGLKIPTLDIARIPQYLEANRLAAKGLDKPVFGGCIGPYSLAGRLFDMTEIMMAIYTEPETALLLLDKCTRFITQYCRAIKDCGSAGVIIAEPAAGLLSNEDCMQYSSVFVKRIVEEVQDSHFAVILHNCGNMGQCTQAMVATGAKGYHFGNKIDMLAALEECPSNALVMGNLDPVGIFKQATAEEVYRQTYTLLQRTTAYPNFVISTGCDVPPEIPLDNIRAFYEAVKDYNQKQ, encoded by the coding sequence ATGAATGTAGATGAATGGATAGAGTATATAATAGTGTCGGATAAAAAGGTTGCATTACCTATTATGACCCATCCCGGCATTGAACTGCTAAATAAAAGAGTTCTGGATGCAGTAACCGATGGTGAAGTTCATTTTAAGGCAGTTGAAGCTTTAAATATGAACTATCCGCAGTCGGCAGCTTGTACGGTCATTATGGACCTGACGGTAGAGGCGGAAGCTTTTGGTGCACAGATTCAGTTTAGTGAGAATGAAGTACCCAATGTTATAGGGCGCTTGGTGAGTAATTATGAAGAGGTCGTCGGATTGAAAATTCCTACACTGGATATAGCTCGTATTCCGCAATATTTGGAGGCAAACCGTTTAGCTGCGAAAGGATTGGATAAACCGGTTTTTGGAGGTTGCATTGGACCGTATTCTCTTGCAGGTCGCCTGTTTGACATGACGGAAATAATGATGGCTATTTACACAGAGCCTGAAACGGCTTTGCTGTTATTGGATAAATGCACTCGATTCATTACCCAATATTGCCGTGCCATCAAAGATTGCGGTTCTGCCGGAGTCATAATTGCAGAACCGGCGGCAGGGTTGTTGTCCAATGAAGATTGTATGCAGTATTCCTCTGTATTTGTCAAACGAATCGTCGAAGAGGTCCAGGATAGTCATTTTGCAGTTATATTGCATAATTGCGGTAATATGGGGCAATGTACTCAGGCTATGGTTGCTACGGGGGCTAAAGGATATCATTTTGGAAATAAAATAGATATGCTTGCTGCTCTGGAAGAATGTCCTTCGAATGCGTTGGTTATGGGTAATCTGGATCCGGTTGGAATTTTCAAACAAGCCACTGCGGAGGAGGTGTATCGGCAAACCTATACTTTGTTGCAAAGAACCACAGCTTATCCTAATTTCGTGATATCTACAGGTTGCGATGTACCTCCTGAGATTCCATTGGATAATATTCGCGCGTTTTATGAAGCGGTAAAAGATTATAATCAAAAACAATAA